The segment CATACTCATCAAGACGTCGCGCTCTTGCTGCAGCTTTAGGGCCAGCCGCTGAACCACCAACAACAATGATACGTTGTTTGGGCATGGAATTATCAGTGTTTATATTGCTGTCATTCATTGTATGCTGTCTCCTTTAGTAAGCTATAGAAGGTTTAAGGCTTTGATGAGACTTCAATTTTTTTTAAATTGCGGGTTAATAATAATTCAAATTTCTTTGCTGGTATCATGCCAAGAAAAATATTTTTGCCGACAATAAAACTTGGTGTACCTTCAAGTTTTTTTGCAAGAGCATCATTAATATCATTATTTATTCGTTGTGCGGTTTTTTGCTGTTCAAGACATTTTTTAAATTCTGTACGATTTAAGCCTAAACGTAGAGCTAAAATTACCGGATCAATATCTTTTGCTTTTAATTTTTCTTGGGTGGAAAATAGGACATCATTCATTTCCCAAAAATATCCTTGCAATGCAGCACATTCTGCAGCTTTTGCAAAATAACACGCGTATTCGTGAAACGGTTCAGTAATTTCTGGATTACAAGCCATGTCAAGTGGAAGATGTCGATGTACAAGTCGTATTAACTCAGGATGAGCAGCAGCACGAATACGAATTTCTTTATGAGCGGCACGACAATGAGGACATTGATAATCTGAGAATTCGACTATTTCAATTTGGGGATTTTTTGCTCCTATCCAATGATGCCCATTGCTATCAACACCGTTTGCAAGTTTGGGTAAATCTGACCATCCTGTTGTTTGCCAGTAACGTGGTATAAAAATCTGCATTATAATTATTGTAAATAAGATGATCAACCCAAATGAGGTTGTGAGTAATGGCTTTGCAATGATGGTTTTTATGTCAATGATAAATTGCTGTATGAATGATTTAAAGGTGCGTCTTTTTAGTAAAAAGATTATTATAAATAGGCCTAGATTAATTGTATAAGAAACCATGCAAAAAGGGCAAACCGCATCTATACGTGTTTGCGCAATGTAGGCTAAGATTGCTGAGGTACATATTGAAAAAAAGGTTAAAAGAGATAAGAAACCCATAGGCCATAGGTGATGAAGCCTTTTATTAATCATAGCCCAGAGAGCTAAGCTACCCATTATAATGTAGCCAACAATTCCCCATACTGAGATTGGT is part of the Deltaproteobacteria bacterium genome and harbors:
- a CDS encoding thioredoxin domain-containing protein, yielding MQKNFLNHRQNIINFNGMLLSRRLLLLFVGLCALGVLVSIELTRIHVFIHTDPNFHSICAISEGVNCETVAISPYSIFAGLPISVWGIVGYIIMGSLALWAMINKRLHHLWPMGFLSLLTFFSICTSAILAYIAQTRIDAVCPFCMVSYTINLGLFIIIFLLKRRTFKSFIQQFIIDIKTIIAKPLLTTSFGLIILFTIIIMQIFIPRYWQTTGWSDLPKLANGVDSNGHHWIGAKNPQIEIVEFSDYQCPHCRAAHKEIRIRAAAHPELIRLVHRHLPLDMACNPEITEPFHEYACYFAKAAECAALQGYFWEMNDVLFSTQEKLKAKDIDPVILALRLGLNRTEFKKCLEQQKTAQRINNDINDALAKKLEGTPSFIVGKNIFLGMIPAKKFELLLTRNLKKIEVSSKP